In Nitrospirota bacterium, the following are encoded in one genomic region:
- a CDS encoding LuxR C-terminal-related transcriptional regulator — translation MPVQTGLSKKVLSPYQRKVVCAIEALAASPISREEKVRRFFAVLRTTISFHAAALLFFCPASGRIVGAVLENLDHRYLYPLVRCLRTKRHSMQSRPVIRGSEASVRCVYHEARLAETVLDPNRLGASLIGSVQTLDGSRIGQFCVWRIVGQPDFSKVDVAFAASLTVALGRALDGGFNPGDETGELQPLGVLAGRRGHPGVLVVDHEGRLASANREALDLIELLEAQAGGQAGPMTLPRVLAETCHQVLERPASDPEGGGYRSSPSPAYLCSLGGEKFSIRCTMLQAIDRSSKPHVLILIERIRQTGIDLGRVVAQFGLTPREIAVAQAIALGQTNKEIAGALELSEYTIKEHIKRIMPKLGVTTRSGISSVLARGPSGSS, via the coding sequence ATGCCGGTGCAGACGGGTTTGTCCAAAAAAGTGCTGTCGCCTTACCAACGAAAGGTTGTCTGCGCGATTGAAGCGTTGGCGGCCTCTCCGATCTCGCGCGAGGAGAAGGTGCGGCGGTTCTTCGCGGTGCTGCGAACGACAATCTCCTTTCACGCCGCCGCACTCTTGTTCTTCTGCCCCGCGAGCGGTCGAATTGTCGGAGCCGTTTTGGAGAACCTGGACCACCGGTATCTGTATCCCCTCGTACGCTGTCTTCGAACCAAACGCCACTCCATGCAATCCAGACCCGTGATCCGCGGATCGGAGGCGTCGGTGCGCTGCGTGTACCACGAGGCCCGGCTCGCGGAGACGGTGCTGGATCCGAACCGGTTGGGGGCGTCGCTGATCGGCAGCGTTCAGACTTTGGATGGCAGCCGGATCGGCCAGTTCTGTGTGTGGCGAATTGTCGGGCAACCCGACTTCTCAAAAGTAGACGTCGCGTTCGCGGCGTCGCTGACCGTGGCACTTGGACGCGCCTTGGACGGCGGCTTCAACCCGGGCGACGAGACGGGCGAGCTGCAGCCGCTTGGGGTGCTTGCCGGCCGGAGAGGCCACCCCGGAGTGCTGGTCGTCGACCACGAAGGCCGACTGGCATCCGCGAATCGCGAAGCCCTCGATTTGATCGAACTGCTGGAGGCTCAGGCTGGTGGTCAGGCCGGGCCCATGACCCTTCCAAGGGTACTGGCTGAGACGTGCCACCAAGTTCTGGAACGGCCGGCGAGTGATCCCGAAGGGGGCGGTTATCGGTCTTCGCCGTCCCCGGCGTACCTATGTTCTCTTGGGGGGGAAAAGTTCTCGATTCGTTGCACGATGCTTCAGGCCATAGATCGGAGTTCCAAGCCGCACGTTCTCATCTTGATCGAGCGGATCAGGCAAACCGGGATTGATCTGGGGCGAGTCGTCGCGCAGTTCGGGCTCACCCCGCGCGAAATCGCGGTCGCCCAGGCCATCGCGCTTGGCCAGACCAACAAGGAGATTGCCGGCGCCCTGGAACTATCCGAGTACACGATCAAAGAGCACATCAAACGTATCATGCCCAAGCTCGGCGTCACAACGCGGTCAGGGATCTCCTCGGTGCTCGCTCGCGGGCCCTCGGGGTCC